Genomic window (Streptomyces yatensis):
GAACGTCTTGGTGCGGGCGTCTTGCAGCCGCAGCTTGAGCGTGTCGCCGGGGGCCAGCTGGAAGTCCTTGACGGTCTCCTCGCTGACCAGGACAGAGTCCGGCCGGGCGGCCAGCTTGGACATCAGGCTCTTGGCGCTGCCACCGCTGAAGTAGGCGTTCTGGAGGGAGGTGGCGGAGGTGATGGTGGACGGCCGAACCCCGTACAGGTCCTGCAGATCCGCTCCGACGTAGGCGAACCGGTGCTGGAGCGGTTCAACGTGGCGCACCCCCGGGACGGCTGCCAGAGGGTTGGCCGCGCTGGGCCCGGCGTGGGAACCCGGTGACTCGGTCACGGTCACATCGGCGCCGTTGGTGAGCCGGGCGTCGACTTCCGCCTGTTGCCGGTAGGTGGAGTTGAACGAGGCGGTGGACGCGGCGAAGGAGAGGGCCAGCGCGAGCAGGACGACGGCCCGTGCCAGCGGGCGGCGCTGCCGGGACAGACTCGCCGCGGTGGTTCCGGCCAGAGTGCCGGTGAGCGGCCGGACCAGCCGGGCGAGTGGGCGGCGTCCGTGGGTGAGGGCGAGCGCGACCAGCCGCCACAGCAGCAGGGCGGAGCCGACCCAGAGCAGGGCCGGTCCCAGGAAGGCCCAGTAGGACACGGAGATGGTGGGGACGCCTTCCGGCGCCAGGACCAGGGAGTAGTTGTTGGAGCTGGAGGCGCGGAAGACGAAGTAGGAGACGGCCAGCAGGATCAGGTCCGGGTAGAACTTCATCCAGCTCGGGGCGCCGGCCCGGCCCACCACCCGGCGGGCCTCGGCGACGGTGCCCTGCCGCAGGTCGCGCACCGCGGGCACCAGGACGGCCACAGCGGCGATGACCAGCCCCAGCAGCAGGGCCAGCGCGAACCAGCCGGCCGCGGAGGCGGCAGTGGAGCCGAAGGACGCCGTGCCGAAGACGGCCCGGCCCACGCCCGCGGCGATGCCGAGGCCCAGCAGCCCGCCGGTGACGCCGACGGCGGTGGCCTCGGTCACGGCGAGGCCGGCGATCTGGCGGAGGCCGAGTCCGCGGGTGCGCAGCAGGGCCTGTTCCCGCCGGCGCCGCCCGGCGCCGGCGCCGGCCACGGCCGCCGTCAGCAGTGCGGCCAGCACTGCCCCGGGCACGCCGAGGAAGAGGAAGAGGATCTGGGCGTAGAGGGCGTCCTGGCGGGCGCTGTCCAGCGCGGCGCCGAGGTTGTCGCCGACCAGCCCGCCGCCGGCGGTGCGCGCCTCGGTGTTGTGGGCGGCGCCGGTCACCGCGGTGTACGCGGCGGCGGGGTCGGCGGGCAGCCGGGCGTCCCGGGCGACATGGATCTGTGTGGCGACCGCGGCCGGGTCGGCGGCCTTCATGGGCGCCGTGGTGCTGGTGAACTGTGCGGCGGGCAACAGGATGACGTTGTCGGGTGGCGCGGTGGGCTGGGTCTGGGGAGGGGCGCCGACCTTCTGGAAGAGGGAGTCGGCCTGGGGCAGGTCGACCACTCCGGCCACCTTCACATGGGCCGGTCCGCCTCCGGGGCGGCCGATGGTGACGGTGTCCCCGGGGGCGACATGCAGATTGGCCGCGGTCTGCTGGGCGATGAGCACCCCGGAAGCGCTGCCCGTGAGCTGCCGGATCTCGCCGGGGAAGGCGGTGCGGTAGCCGGGTGGCAGGCCGAGCACGACCCCCGGGCCGGTGCTCTGGGTGGATCCGCCGGTCTTGGCGTGGAAACCGGTGCTGTGCGCGAATCCGACGGGGAGCGCGGTGTGTGTGCCGGGTGCGGACCGTACGGTGTGCAGCACCGAGGCCGGTTTGGCGCCCGGCTGGATCTGGACCTGCCAGTCGACCGCGACCGAACGCACCGCGCGGTCGGTCATGGTGGATTTGGAGGCGGTCAGAAAGGAGCCGAGCGCGGCGACCAGTGCCACGGCGAGCGAGATGCCGAGCGCGGCGGCGAGGAGCCGGCCACTGCGGCGCCGGACGAGCCCGGACAGCCAGGTGATGATCACGACGTCTCTCCTTGGGTCGCGTTCGGCCGCGCCCGCGGCGCGGTGCGCGGTCCGGAGGCGGCGGGAGCGGGACCCGTGGCGGCCAGCCGCCCCTCGTGCATGGGCCAGCGCTCGGTGAGGCGTTCGCCGACGGTGGCATCGTGGGTGGTCACCACGAGCGCGGCGCCCAGTTCGGCCGCCGTGTCCAGCAGGACGTCCACCACAAGGCGTCCGGTGGCGTGGTCGAGCTGTCCGGTGGGTTCGTCGGCGAGGACCACCCTCGGGCGTAGCGCGAGCACTCGGGCCACCGCCACCCGTTGCGCCTGTCCACCGGAGAGTTCCTCGGGCAGCTTGTCGGCGAGGTCCGCGACGCCGACGGCGTCGAGGGCGGACAGCGCGCGGCGGCGGGCTTCGGACTCCGAGGTGCCCGACAGCACCAGCGGCAGCGCGGCGTTCTCCATCACGTCGAGGGCCGGGATCAGGCTCGGGGACTGGAAGACCACGCCGATGTCCCGGGCCGTGGCGGGGTGGCCGAGGGCAGGCCAGGCGATCTCCCCGCTGGTGGGCCGCTCCAGCCCGGCCATCAGATGCAGCAGTGTGGACTTGCCGGACCCGGAGGGGCCCATGATGGCGATGCGGTCGCCGGCCCGCACCTGGCAGGTGGCGCCGTGCACCGCCACGACGGCGTGCTCGCCCTGGCCGTAGGTGCGGGCGGCGTCGCGGCAGTCGACGAGGGTGTCGATGAGGGGGGTGCCGGTGCCGGGGGCGTTCACGGCTGGATCCTTCCGTCGCGCAGGACGAGCACACGGTCGGCGAAGCCGACGACCTCGGTGTTGTGGGTGACGACCAGAACGCCGCGGCCGGCGTCGGCCCGGCTCTTGAGCAGGTCGAGCACGCGCTGTTCGGTCCGTCCGTCCAGTTCGCCGGTGGGCTCGTCGGCGAGGAGCACATCGGGGTCGTTGGCCAGGGCGACGGCCAGCCCCGCACGGGCCAGTTCACCACCGGCCAGCTGATGCGGCAGGGCGTGGGCCCGGCCGCGCAGGGCCACCCCGTCGAGCAGGGCGGCGATATCGGACGCACCGCCACGGCGCCGTCCGGCGGCCGCCTGGGCGAGGCGGATGTTCTCCCGTACGTCCAGGTGGGCGATGAGGTTGCCGGACTGCAGCAGGACCCCGATGCGGCGGGCGCGCAGCCGGGCCCGCTGGGCCTCGGGGCGGTGGCTGATCCGCTCCCCGCCGACGTGGACATCACCTCCGGCCGGTTCGTCCAGCCCGGCCAGGCACGCCAGCAGAGTGGACTTGCCCGAACCGGAAGGCCCGACGACGGCGACGGTCTCACCGCGCTGCACATGGAGGGACACCCCGCGCAGCGCGAGGGTCTCCTCCTCTCCGGTGCGGAAGAACCGGTAGAGCTCCCTGGCCTCGAGGGCGGCCGCCCCGTCGGTCCGTGCGGCTGCTGTGGAGGCGGTGGTCATCACTGCCACCGGAGCGAATCGCTGACGATGCGCCAGGGGTCGACGTTGTCGGCGCCG
Coding sequences:
- a CDS encoding ABC transporter permease, yielding MIITWLSGLVRRRSGRLLAAALGISLAVALVAALGSFLTASKSTMTDRAVRSVAVDWQVQIQPGAKPASVLHTVRSAPGTHTALPVGFAHSTGFHAKTGGSTQSTGPGVVLGLPPGYRTAFPGEIRQLTGSASGVLIAQQTAANLHVAPGDTVTIGRPGGGPAHVKVAGVVDLPQADSLFQKVGAPPQTQPTAPPDNVILLPAAQFTSTTAPMKAADPAAVATQIHVARDARLPADPAAAYTAVTGAAHNTEARTAGGGLVGDNLGAALDSARQDALYAQILFLFLGVPGAVLAALLTAAVAGAGAGRRRREQALLRTRGLGLRQIAGLAVTEATAVGVTGGLLGLGIAAGVGRAVFGTASFGSTAASAAGWFALALLLGLVIAAVAVLVPAVRDLRQGTVAEARRVVGRAGAPSWMKFYPDLILLAVSYFVFRASSSNNYSLVLAPEGVPTISVSYWAFLGPALLWVGSALLLWRLVALALTHGRRPLARLVRPLTGTLAGTTAASLSRQRRPLARAVVLLALALSFAASTASFNSTYRQQAEVDARLTNGADVTVTESPGSHAGPSAANPLAAVPGVRHVEPLQHRFAYVGADLQDLYGVRPSTITSATSLQNAYFSGGSAKSLMSKLAARPDSVLVSEETVKDFQLAPGDTLKLRLQDARTKTFHTVPFHYAGIVKEFPTAPRDSFFVANAGYIAKTTGSDAVGTFLVDTGGGNQKAVAARLRHQLGTSAKVTDITQTRSAVGSSLTSVDLSGLTRIELGFAVLLAAGAGGIVLALGLAERRRTFAIATVLGATRRQLKGLVFSEAAVLTAAGLAGGALIGWALTQMLVKVLTGVFDPPPDTVAVPWPYLALTLAAAFAAIVGAALSGVRRSTRPAVEELREL
- a CDS encoding ABC transporter ATP-binding protein, whose protein sequence is MTTASTAAARTDGAAALEARELYRFFRTGEEETLALRGVSLHVQRGETVAVVGPSGSGKSTLLACLAGLDEPAGGDVHVGGERISHRPEAQRARLRARRIGVLLQSGNLIAHLDVRENIRLAQAAAGRRRGGASDIAALLDGVALRGRAHALPHQLAGGELARAGLAVALANDPDVLLADEPTGELDGRTEQRVLDLLKSRADAGRGVLVVTHNTEVVGFADRVLVLRDGRIQP
- a CDS encoding ABC transporter ATP-binding protein; the encoded protein is MNAPGTGTPLIDTLVDCRDAARTYGQGEHAVVAVHGATCQVRAGDRIAIMGPSGSGKSTLLHLMAGLERPTSGEIAWPALGHPATARDIGVVFQSPSLIPALDVMENAALPLVLSGTSESEARRRALSALDAVGVADLADKLPEELSGGQAQRVAVARVLALRPRVVLADEPTGQLDHATGRLVVDVLLDTAAELGAALVVTTHDATVGERLTERWPMHEGRLAATGPAPAASGPRTAPRARPNATQGETS